From Pararhizobium sp. A13:
TGCGAAACTCCCGAACGCGCTCATATTTTTCCTCGACCGTTTCACTGAAACGCCTGGGCCGGTTCCAATAGTCGATGTCCATCTTCTCAAGGCCCCAGACGGGAATCCCGACGATATCGACGAATTCGTCGCCAGGATAATAGGCGGCGAGGTTCTTGTGCCCCTTCGGCGACCATATGTAGAGGGCGTCAGGCAGGATCGCGCGGCAATGCGACACAAAATACGCGAAGGCCTTGCGATAGCCTCCCGAATCCTTTCGCGCCCATGGGTAACGGCCATCGACGTCCTCCATTTCATGTCCCCAGCGTATGTAGAGGGGAGCGCGGACGCCGCGAACCTTGTTGCAAATCCACTCGATCTCGGAATCGAAGCGCCCGTTCCGTATGTCCTTGAACAGGCGATCACCGCCTGCCCGCCAATCCGCAGCATGCGTGAAGGGCTCCACGGATATCATGAGGCCACGATGGTCGCGAATAGCACTTTTGATCTTGCGATCCAGCGCACGTTTGTCCGGCGCCTGCCAAGCCACGAAGACATGCTCGATCTGGAAATCGTCGCTGCCTTTTACCATCGATTGAGGATCGTAGACACCCATGGTGACCCGGCTCGCCGTGCGCGTGGTGGATGCAGCAGTGGCACCGATAGCCGCTGTCCTCGCCGACGTGTCCACCAGGGGCAAGCCGATCTCGGACGCTTCTCCGCCAGCCGGAGCCAGCGCAGTCGCGACAACGAGTCCCAAAAAACGTCCCCTCAGATAGCGCCAGTCCATCCGAGGCAGCAAGCGTCGTGCAGTCATGCATGGGTCCTGTCGCGCCGGCCGCCAACGCGTCGGCGCTCATGCGAAAGAAGGGCGTTCACCTGGAAATCAATTGAAGCTCCAGCGGGGCACGCATCGGGAGGTGCGGCCGAAACCGCTCGGCGAGCAGATATACGGACCCCGGCCATAGGCGATCAAACGGGTGTTCGTTTCCAAGCCCGAAACATATTTGACGCCTTTCACGGAAGCAATTTTCGCCCGCTTTTCACGGACCTCCGCAGCAGCCACGCTCTGAACCGCGCCCTTGCTGGGAGCTTGATACGGAGCAGCAGAAACCGCGTCGAGGGATGCCCGCTCGGAAGAACACGATGTGAGCAAGGACACCAGACCGACTGCGATTGCACATGAAACTCTACGAAACTGCGTCCTTACGGACGCTTCGTTTGTCCCAACGTTTTCCGAATACATCCCTGCTCCACGAGTGACCGGCCCCTGTCTCGGTTTCAGCATCTCATCTTATCGTTAACAACGGCTTTATTAGAAACTAATTGAATAGAAGATTGAATAACAGCGTTAAGAAATTTCAACCATTGTACGAAATCTGATCGGATGCACCGATTTGGCACAACACACACTCCTTTAGACAGAACAACCTTCTGTTCGCAATCTCTTTCATTAGAAATATCGGAGCGCACTGGCGCTCTCCGTCAACTCATTACTTCCCAGCGCTCAACGCGAGTGGGACTGAATGATAAGTATTATTACGCAAAGATAAGTAGAGATTCGCCAAAGGCCTAATTCCCCTGTCTCATTGTGACATCCGAAACATGTGTCTTTTCCGTTGTTTAAGAAAACCCCAAATCGTCTTTGACTTCTGTGACAATCGCGGGCATAATCATGTTAATGTATAGGTAACCATTTTTTACTTAATCGGATCGCGCCCTTCGATCTGACTTTTTCTCCGCATAAGCGGCAGAACCCGTCCAAACCTCGTGCTCTTCCCCGGAGTATTCCGCGAGTCGGCGGTTTTGCACCCATAAAATTCTGGGGATCGGTATCCATCCGCCCTTAGAATTTTGGGGGAGATCTGCGTTCGACATCTAGTTTTGTGTGGTCATGCGGGAGGCTGAAACATGACGCGAACAAACAAATCGAAAAAGGGTATTACTGAAAATATTCTGCAATTCCCTAGTAACAGGAGTAAAAAACTCAAGAAAGTACTTGTCGCGGGGGGCGCAGGCTTTCTTGGCTCGCATCTGTGTGAATTGCTTCTGGCGACAGACCACGACGTCATCTGCGTCGATGACCTTTCAACGGGACGCGTCGAAAACATCAATCACTTGTTCGACCTGCCGAATTTCGCCTTCAGGCGCCACGATGTCCGGTCGACGCTCAACGTCAAGGTCGATGCGATCTTCAATTTTGCAAGTCCGGCATCGCCTCCTGCCTATCAGGCCGACCCTATCGGCACGCTCTTCACCAATATTATCGGGGCCCGAAACCTGCTGGAGCTTGCCCGCCGCCGGGATGCAACCATTGTCCAGGCATCGACCTCGGAAGTGTATGGCGATCCGCTGGTGTCGCCACAGCGCGAAGACTACCACGGCAATGTCAGCCCGATAGGGCCTCGCGCCTGCTATGACGAAGGAAAGCGCTGCGCGGAGACCCAGTTTTTCGACTTCCACCGCCTCTTTGGCCTCAAGATCAAAGTCGCCCGGATATTCAATACCTATGGGCCGCGCATGCGCCCCGATGATGGACGTGTCGTTTCGAATTTCATCGTCCAGGCACTGCGCAATGAGCCCATCACCATCTATGGATCCGGACTTCAAACCCGTTCGTTTTGCTACGTCGACGATCTGATCGGCGGGTTCCTGAAATTTCTGAACACATCGCCGGACGTGACCGGACCGATCAATCTCGGCAACCCCACCGAGCTGACCATGATCGACTTGGCCGAGCGCATCATTCGCCTCACCAATTCAAAGTCTCCGATCGTCCATCAGCTTGCTGCCGTTGACGACCCGCAGCGGCGCCGGCCCGATATCAGCCTGGCGGCCGCGCAGCTTGGCTGGCGTCCGTACGTCGATATCGAGGACGGCCTCCTCTCGACCATCGCCTATTTCGACCGCATCCTGCGGCATGCGGCGGCAAACAACTGAGAGGTGACGGGGTGGATACTGTTCTCGTCACCGGCGGCGCTGGTTATATTGGAAGCCATACTTGTAAGCTTTTGCATCAATCAGGTTTCACGCCTGTCGCTTATGACAATCTCGCAACGGGCACCAAGGAGAATGTAAAATGGGGACCACTCGTTCGCGGTGACGTGCGCGACCGGGACCAGTTGAAACATGCCATCAAACTCTGGCAGCCAGTCTGCGTCATTCATTTCGCCGCATCGGCCTATGTGGGTGAGTCCATGGTCGATCCGCGCAAGTATTATAACAACAATGTCGCCGGCATCCTCTCGTTGCTCGACACATGTGTGGACATAAAGCTCCGGAATATCGTCTTCTCGAGCAGCTGCGCCACCTATGGCGTCCCGACAGAATTGCCGATTGCCGAGGCCAGTCCGCAAGCCCCGATAAACCCTTACGGGCGCACCAAGCTGATCGGCGAAATGATGCTGCGGGACTACGCTGCGGCCTATAAAATCCGTTATGTCGCGCTTCGCTATTTCAATGCGGCCGGCGCCGACATCGACGGCGAGCTCCGCGAGCGACACGATCCGGAAACCCATCTCATTCCCCGCGCGCTCATGGCCGCGGCAGGCAGAATCCCCGAGCTGACCGTCTTCGGCGACGACTACGATACACCTGACGGCACTTGCATTCGCGATTATGTCCACGTGTCGGATCTCGCCCAGGCGCATGTGTCGGCGGTCCACCATCTGATCGCCGGCGGCAAAAACCTGATGGTCAACCTGGGTTCCGGTCAGGGCACCTCCGTGCAACAGATCATCGATACGATCGAACGGCTGACGCATCGCCGCGTCCCCGTTCGTCGCGAAGCAAGGCGAGAGGGCGATCCACCCGCGCTTTACTCCGATCTCAACATGGCCACGTCCGAATTGAACTTCGCCCCGCGTTTCTCGGACATCGAAACGATCATTCGAACCGCTGCCCCGACCTTTGGACTGGAGGTCAAGCATGACGTTGTCGCGTGACCAGTCTCAGGCGAGGTCGGCACGTGCACAACAGCGCGCTGCAGCGCGCAGACCACCCGAAGCGCTGGCACCCGTCTTTGCGGGAGGGCGGCGCGTCGTCTATTTGGCGGGTGTTTTCAGCTGGCTCGCAGGCCTGATCTGGTTCTGGCAATGGTGGTTCCGGCCCGAACATTTCATCTCGCTGATGCCTTTTGTGACGTTAACACTGATCATGGCGTGGATAACGCTGCTCCCGGCTTACTTCATCTATCTGTTTGGCGGCAGCAGGCAGGCACGGCACATTGCACAGCAATGCGTTCCGGGACGTATCGCAATGGTTGTCACCAAGGCGCCGTCGGAACCGTTCGGAGTCGTTCGAAAGACGCTCAACGCAATGCTTGACCAGGTTGACTACGATTACGACGTCTGGCTGGCGGATGAGGCGCCAGATGCCGAGACGATCACATGGTGCGAGCGCCACGGTATCTTCATCTCGACCCGTCGGGGCGTGGAAGCGTATCATCGCAAGATCTGGCCGCGGCGCACGCGGTGCAAGGAAGGCAACCTTGCCTATTTCTACGATCATTACGGTTATGCCCGTTATGATTTTGTCTGCCAATTCGACGCAGACCATGTACCGGACGTGACATATCTCCGCGAGATCATGCGGCCCTTCTCGGATCCAGCCGTGGGCTACGTGTCGGCTCCGAGCATTTGCGATTCCAATGCCTCGGAAAGCTGGGCTGCACGCGGGCGGCTTCAGGCGGAAGCCAGCATGCACGGCTGCCTGCAGATCGGCTACAACAACGGCTGGGCGCCGCTTTGCATTGGTTCGCATTATGCCGTGCGAACGGCGGCACTCAAACAAATTGGTGGCCTCGGCCCCGAACTGGCGGAAGATCATTCGACCACGCTGCTGATGAATGCAGGCGGATGGAAGGGCGTTCACGCCATCGACGCGATTGCCCACGGCGAAGGTCCCCGCACCTTCGCCGATCTTGCCATTCAGGAGTTCCAGTGGTCGCGAAGCCTCGTCACGATCCTGATTCGCTATTCCAAGGACTACGTGCCGAGCCTCTCAGGCAAACTGCAATTTCAGTTCCTGTTCTCGCAGCTGTGGTATCCGCTGTTTTCGGTCTTCATGGCGGCCATGTTCCTCTTGCCGATCGTAGCACTGGCAACGGGCCGCAACTTCCTGAATGTGGCCTATCCGGATTTCCTGGCGCATATCCTGCCTCTGTCGATCTTGCTGATCGGGTTGGCCTTCTACTGGCGCTCCACCGGAACGTTCCGGCCCCACAACGCCAAGGTTCTCGGCTGGGAATCGGCCGTGTTCCTGCTTGCACGTTGGCCATGGTCGCTTGCCGGTTCTCTGTTTGCGGCGCGGGACCGGATCACCGGTTCCTTCGTCGATTTCCGGATCACGCCGAAGGACGGCAAGATCGCCGCCTACCCGCCGCTGCGGGTGCTTGTTCCTTACATCGCGATGTCGGTTTCTTCCGCGACAACCGCATTGCTTGTTTCCGATCCAGGCTCGGCCAAAGGCTACTACCTCTTCGCAATCGTGAATTCGATCGTCTACTCCGCGGTCCTGGTCGTCATCATCATCGGCCACGCCCGGGAAAACAGCCTGCCGCTGATCCCGACATCCAGGAGAGGTCTGGCGACGGCAGCAACTTTGGCGATGTGCCTCGTCGTGACCGGCAATGCCATCTATTCGCGCGGCATCCCCGGCCTCGAAGCCGTCGCATACGGGCAGGACATCATCACGTTCACCGAAACACACTTCTCCGTCGCGGGGGCGGGCCAGGGAGGCTCCCAGGTCAAGATTACGCGTTTCAAGATCAAATGGCATGGAATTTCATAATGAAAAAATTAAAGGAAACAACCAGATGAAAATTGCTATCATCGGAACAGGGTATGTCGGCCTGGTCAGCGGAACGTGCTTTGCCGCCTGGGGGCATCATGTTGTCTGCGTCGATATAGACAACGCTCGGATCGAGGCGCTCAGCCGCGGCGAAGTCGCGATATTCGAGCCTGGCCTCACCAATCTCGTGGTATCAAATCTCGAGTCCGGACATCTTCGGTTCACGATCGATCTCGAAAGCGCGGTTCGGGGCACCGACATCGTCTTCATCGCCGTCGGTACCCCGGCAAGCAATCATGATGGCGACGCGGACCTGTCCTATGTTTTCAAGGCAGCCCGGCAGACAGCCTTGGCGTTGTCCGGACCCGCATTGATCGTCACCAAATCAACCGTGCCGGTCGGCACCAGCGAGAGACTTGAAGCATTGATGCGGTCCGTTCGGACCGACATCGAATTCGAAGTTGCGTCAAATCCCGAATTCCTGCGGGAAGGTTCGGCAGTCGCCGATTTTGACAAACCGGACCGGGTGCTCATCGGCTGCGACAGCGACAGAGGAAGGGCGCTGCTTTGTGCGCTGTACCAACCCCTCTCGGACGCGGGTGTACCGATCATCGCCACCACGCGCCGCAGCGCCGAACTCACCAAATACGCCGCCAATGCGTTCCTCGCGACGAAGATCACCTTCATCAACGAAATGGCCGACCTCTGCGAGAAGGTCGGCGCCAAAGTCGATGAAATCGCGCTCGGAATGGGTCTGGACAAGCGCATCGGCGACGCCTTCCTGAAGGCCGGCCCGGGCTATGGCGGTTCCTGTTTTCCAAAGGACACCGTGGCACTCCTGCGCACAGCGCAGGAATGCGGCGTTTCGTTGCGCTTGATCGAGGAAACCATCGCCTCCAATACCTCACGCAAGCGCACACTGGCGCGCCGGCTGAGTACGCTGTTGGGCGAACCCCTGCAGTCCAAGAAAATCGCGGTGCTTGGCCTGACATTCAAGGCAGGGACGGACGATATGCGCAATGCCCCGTCGCTAACGCTCATCAACGCGCTGCAGAGCGCAGGGGCACACGTGCATGCCTTCGATCCAAGAGGCATGAAGAACGCACACGCGCTGTTGCGCGATGTGACGTTTTCCAGCAGTCCGTATGAATGCGCCGAGGACGCCGATGCGATCGTCTTGATGACGGATTGGCAATGTCTTCGAAACCTCGATTTCAAACGGCTCGGTGCGACAATGAACCGGCGCGTACTTCTCGATCTCCGCGGAGTCTACGACGTCGATACACTGGTCAACAGGTACGGCTTCACGGTCGAGCGCGTTGGCTATCCCGTCAAACGCCCACCGGATGAACGCGCCATCAGGATCAATCGTCGCGTCATCTACATCCCGCCCGGCACCGAGGTTCGCAATGGTACCCGCAACCTCTTTGACTCGCGTTTCGTCAGGGAGCGCAACGCAAACGATAGGAAGGAGCTTGACCATGATTAAAGTCGCACGAAAACCTGGCAACGGAGTGCCCGTGCTGCCCACTGCCAAACTTTTAGAGGAAGACACCGTCTAACCGAACATGGATAGCTCAAGAAGAGCTCAACCTTTCGGCCAGCCAAGGAGGCTGACATGACACACAGACTTGTAAGAACCGTCGCGGGAGGCGCCCTTTTGCTGATGCCCGTGACGCCCATCATCGCCGGCGCGACCCTTTGGCCCGCCTACGCGGAAGATACGGTTATGAAAGCAACCGTGGCCGACAAGCGGCCGGTCTTGCACCCAAACGCGACAAAATTCGGCGCTTATGACCCCTATGGTGATTTTGGCACGCAAACCGGTGTCGAGACCGAAGCTCTTTTCCTGCCTTGGGAAGACGTCGATCTCACAACCTTGAGCGTGGCCGACGAATACGCCTTGCAGCGGAAACGTAAGCTCCTGATCACCATCGAACCGTGGTCCTGGAACGAAGATTGGCGGCTCAGTTCCGACGACTTGCGCAGGAAGGTGCTGGCCGGGGACTATGATGCGAACATCAAGGCGATCTCCGCTGTGGTGAAGACCTTGAAGAGCCCTGTGATCATTCGCTGGGGCCAGGAAATGGAAGACAAATCCGGCCGCTTCTCGTGGTCCGATTGGCCCCCGCAGGACTATATCAAGGCCTACAGGAAAGTTGCCGAGCAGTTTCGCAAAGATACCCCCGCCGTTCAGATCATGTGGTCTCCAAAAGGGTCGGAGGGGTTGGAGAAATACTATCCCGGCGATAACTATGTTGATCTCGTCGGTCTCTCGGTCTTTGGCCTGCAGGAGTATGACATCAGGACCTATGGCGCGCCCAGGACCTTCAAGGAAGCATTGAAGCCGGGCTACGAGCGGGTGGCACCGTTCAAAAAGCCCATCTGGGTTGCAGAATTGGGTTATGCAGGCGACGCCAACTACATGCAGCCGTGGATCCAGACCGTGACCGCCAAGGACGCCCAGTTTCCGGATCTCAAGGAAGTGGTCTATTTCAACGACCGCGACGTCCATGCGTGGCCTTTCGAGCTCGGCCGGCCGAACTGGCGTGTGAAGCCCGATTCGAGCGTGAACTAACCCCGGCTCTCGAATGGCCGCGGCGCATCTGGTGTCGAGCGTATGCGAGGCTCAAGCCCGGTGAGCATGACGATAGTGACGGCCGGACGCGACGCGCCGCACGGCGGCTGACGTGCGTTAAGCTGATTGTGATGCCATGGAACCGCCGGATCGGTCCGTGGCGTCTAGTTGTGTTTCCAAACGTGCCCTGATGCAGCAGGCGTCACCAATCGCGGACGATCTGGCGGTGTTTTCGAATTGGTCGGGACGTTCTACGCCGCAAGAGCGACGGCAACGGCCTTGCGAATATCCGGCAAAGTGAAGGGTTTGGAGACGACGTCGATGACCTTGCCGGACAGATTGTCCGCCCTTTCGCGCTGTTCGGCGTAACCCGTCATCAAAAGGATCTTCAGGGCCGGAAAGGCGGCCGACGCTTCATGGGCGAGTTCGATGCCGTCCATGACGGGCATGCGGATATCGGACAAAAGCAAGTCGAAGCGCCCGCCGCGCAGGAAGGCCAGCCCCTCGGCGCCATCGGCAGCCTCGACGGTTTCATGACCGTCCAATTGTAGCGCCCGGGCAACGAAACGGCGCAGGCCGTCCTCATCTTCAGTAATCAGGATTTTCGCCATCATGGCCTCCGTTTCGGCAACAAAACTCCGCGGGGTCTGCGCTATGCAAAGCGCCATGCCCCTCACCCGCAGCACATCGCTGCGGGGTCACACCACCAGAGTTTTCTTTGTTTTCCGTAAACGCGGATGGCCAGATCAGCGCTGTCCCCGGCCGGATGGTTATTCCGCGTCGCCGGTGACGATGCCGACGAAGGGCAATTCGCGGAACGCATAGGCGACATCCATGCCGTAGCCGACGACGAAATAGTCCGGGCATTCGAAGCCGACATAATCCGCTTCGAGGTCGGTCTGACGCTTCACCTTCTTGTCGAGAAGAACCGCGATCGAGACCGACTTGGCGCCGCGCTCATACATCAGTTCCTTGGCGAAACGCAGGGTGCGACCCGACTCGAGGATGTCGTCGATCAACAGAATGTCACGGCCATGCACGTCGCTGTCGATGTCCTTGATGATCCGGACGCCCTGCGACACCGTGCCGGTGCCGTAGCTCGACAGCGTGATGAACTCGACTTCCGGCGCAAGGCCGGTCGCATGCATGGCGCGGATCAGGTCGGCGGCGAAAATGAAGGACCCCTTCAGAACCGCTATGACGAGCAGATCGTTCATCGGTCCCTGTCCGATCTTTTCGGCCAATTCGATATTGCGCGCCGCAATGGTTTCGGCGGAGTAGAGCGGTTCGATGTTTTTCCCACGGACGACGGGCATGTGGAAGTCTCCAGAAATGGTCATGGAGACTGCGTGCTAGGCCTCCGGAAGCTAGCCGCTTAGCACAGTCACGGGGACGAATCACCCTTTTCGCCAAAGGAAACCGTCACGTCCGGCAGTTTTCCACCTGCGTGTGGGAGGCGCGTCGAGAACGGGCGGCTTTCGCCGGGTGCAAGCGCCGCCTCGCCCGAGAATATCCGGCTGGCCGTGCGTTTCCGTCCACCGGCGATGACATCGACCTGGATCGTCGGCACGGCCTTCGGCGCATCGGAAAGATTTTCGACGGCGCCGTAGACCGAAACAATCTTCATGCCGTTGGCGTCGCTGAGCGCCGTGGTGACGCCCTTGATGGACAAGGCCGGAGATGCAACGGCCGGCTGATGATGGGAAAGACCGGCGAAAAGCAGGAAGACGGGCGCACACAGGCACGTCACGAGCACCGCAAACGCCTTGGGCGACGCCGTCTGGAGCAGGCGTTCAAGATGGTTCACCGCCCATGGAAGAACCGACGCAACGCGTGTCCCGCCGGCAACGCCGCGCGTTTGTTGCAGACGTGCGGCGGGTCGGCGATTGTCATTGAAGACCGGATAGACATTGCGGCGGCTGGTTGCCGGGACGATCTCGAATTCCGCGTCGATGATATCCGTCGCGCGCGAAGCACTTGACCTTTGGACGGAGCACTGAGGACGATCGGGCGGCAGAAGGTCCATCCGGCAGGCGGAATTGCCCCTGTTGGAACGGAAAGCGTTCATGGTCTCTCCTCTCGCAGCCACACCGGCCACGCCAGAATGCCGGGATTGGCCAACGGCCAGAATCGGGCATTGAAACAAACCTTTCCGAGACGTAAACCTAAATGGTTAATGCTTCGAAAATGATGCCCGCAAACCAGCTGCTTTCATCGAAAATTAACCATTGTTTAACCATGTTGGGAGCTTAGCAGTGAGCGCGACGCCGTTTCCTGTGGCAGAGGCCATCAACCCGCCGGAAATGCGTGGCAAGAAGCCTGACGAGAAGCTGGACGGACCCGTTGATTCACTTTGAAAATGTCGGATTGCGCTATGGAATGGGTCCGGAAATCCTCCGCGATCTGACCTTCGACATTCCCAAAAAGTCCTTCCAGTTCCTGACCGGCCCGTCAGGCGCCGGCAAGACGACGCTGCTCAGGCTGCTGTTCCTTTCATTGAGGCCGACACGCGGCCTGATCCGCATGTTCGACCGCAACATCTCGACCATTCCGCGCGAGGAATTCCCGATGCTGCGCCGCCGCGTCGGCATCGTCTTCCAGGACTTCCGCCTGCTCGATCACCTGACCACCTACGAGAATGTCGCGCTGCCCCTGCGCGTGCGGGGCAAGGACGAATCGTCCTACCGCGCCGACGTTCTCGAACTTCTTGGCTGGGTCGGGCTCGGCGAGCGCATCAACGTCCTGCCGCCGGTCCTCTCGGGCGGCGAGAAGCAACGCGCGGCGATCGCTCGCGCCCTGATCGACCGACCGGAAATTCTGCTCGCCGACGAACCGACCGGCAACGTCGATCCGCCGATGGCGCGGCGTCTCCTGAACCTCTTTCTCGAACTCAACCGGCTCGGCACCGCCGTCGTCATTGCCACCCATGATCTTTCGCTGATGGACCAGGTCGAGGCGCGGCGCATGATCCTCTCGCAGGGGCGGCTCGACATCTATGAGTGAAGCCCCGCTCGCCAACCATCCGCAGCCGGCAGCGCCCCCGGAGCGCAAGGCGGCGCTACGCGTGCGGCCGACGGCGCCGATCGTGCCGCCGGGCAATGTCTCCGGCAATGCGCTGATGCTGGTGATCGCCATCATGGCCTTCCTCGCCTGCCTGACGCTCGGCGCGGTCAGCATGGTGCGCTCGACGGCGCAGAGCTGGCAGAGCCAGATTTCCCGCGAGATCACCATCCAGATCAAGCCGGACGAAAAGCTGGACATGGAAAAGGCGCTTGCCGACGCACGCGACCTGGCCCTGACCTTCGACGGCACCACCGACGGCAACATCGTCGACAAGGAGGCAACCGCACGGCTGCTTGAGCCGTGGCTTGGCGAAGGCCTCGACCTCGACGACCTGCCGGTGCCGCGCCTCGTCATCATCACCATCGACGAGAAAAACCCGCCCGATTTCGCCGCGATGCGTAAGATGCTGACGGAGACCATCCCGCAGGCCTATCTCGACGATCACCGCACCTGGGTCGATCGGCTGGTCGCCATGGCGCATACGACGGCGCTGATCGGCACCGGCGTGCTGGTGCTGGTTTTTTCGGCCATGGTGCTGACCGTCATCTTCGCGACGCGCGGAACGCTGTCGGGCAACCGGCATATCGTCGAGGTCCTGCATTTCGTCGGAGCCGAGGCCGGGTTCGTCGCCTCCGAGTTCCAGAAACATTTCCTCAAGATCAGCCTCAAGGGCGCCGGCGCCGGCGGCCTCTTGGCCGCGACCTGCTTTGCGATCGCGAGCTTCTGGCAGTCGCGCTCGATCGCCACGCCGCAAAGCGACCAGGCGACCGCCCTGTTTGGCAGCTTTACCATCGGCTATACGGGTTACCTCGGCATCGCTGCGATCATGATCGTCATCGCACTTCTGACCACATTGACCGCGCGGTTCACGGTGATGCGGACGATCTACGAGATCGACCTGATCCGCTCCGATCCGGCCCGTATCGATACGTATCAGAACTGACGCACATGATTGCATTGCCTCGCATCCCTTCCTTGCCGCAATCTGTCCGTATGGAAGAATCACAATGGCTGGCGAAGCGCCCAGGACAGGAATGAGCGAAAGCGGCGGCATGCGGCGGAAAGGCGCGCGGGTGCGCAGGCATGTCAGCCTTCGCCGGCGGTTGGTGCGGCTGACGTTCTACGTGCTGCTGCTCATCGCCGGCAGCGCAACGGCAGGCTTCCTCTATTTCGCCGATTCCGTCGCCTCGCTGCAGCCGCCAGCCAACCCCAGAGCCGACGCCATCGTTGTCCTGACGGGCG
This genomic window contains:
- a CDS encoding glycosyl hydrolase, which encodes MGLVVATALAPAGGEASEIGLPLVDTSARTAAIGATAASTTRTASRVTMGVYDPQSMVKGSDDFQIEHVFVAWQAPDKRALDRKIKSAIRDHRGLMISVEPFTHAADWRAGGDRLFKDIRNGRFDSEIEWICNKVRGVRAPLYIRWGHEMEDVDGRYPWARKDSGGYRKAFAYFVSHCRAILPDALYIWSPKGHKNLAAYYPGDEFVDIVGIPVWGLEKMDIDYWNRPRRFSETVEEKYERVREFRKPVMIAELGVSGSQTYKQGWYAEIFNSQDYKTQFPLLETILFFNDREPYRWPLGYGSPDWRFDPKTLASLVPR
- a CDS encoding UDP-glucuronic acid decarboxylase family protein, whose translation is MTRTNKSKKGITENILQFPSNRSKKLKKVLVAGGAGFLGSHLCELLLATDHDVICVDDLSTGRVENINHLFDLPNFAFRRHDVRSTLNVKVDAIFNFASPASPPAYQADPIGTLFTNIIGARNLLELARRRDATIVQASTSEVYGDPLVSPQREDYHGNVSPIGPRACYDEGKRCAETQFFDFHRLFGLKIKVARIFNTYGPRMRPDDGRVVSNFIVQALRNEPITIYGSGLQTRSFCYVDDLIGGFLKFLNTSPDVTGPINLGNPTELTMIDLAERIIRLTNSKSPIVHQLAAVDDPQRRRPDISLAAAQLGWRPYVDIEDGLLSTIAYFDRILRHAAANN
- the galE gene encoding UDP-glucose 4-epimerase GalE produces the protein MDTVLVTGGAGYIGSHTCKLLHQSGFTPVAYDNLATGTKENVKWGPLVRGDVRDRDQLKHAIKLWQPVCVIHFAASAYVGESMVDPRKYYNNNVAGILSLLDTCVDIKLRNIVFSSSCATYGVPTELPIAEASPQAPINPYGRTKLIGEMMLRDYAAAYKIRYVALRYFNAAGADIDGELRERHDPETHLIPRALMAAAGRIPELTVFGDDYDTPDGTCIRDYVHVSDLAQAHVSAVHHLIAGGKNLMVNLGSGQGTSVQQIIDTIERLTHRRVPVRREARREGDPPALYSDLNMATSELNFAPRFSDIETIIRTAAPTFGLEVKHDVVA
- a CDS encoding glycosyltransferase family 2 protein, which encodes MTLSRDQSQARSARAQQRAAARRPPEALAPVFAGGRRVVYLAGVFSWLAGLIWFWQWWFRPEHFISLMPFVTLTLIMAWITLLPAYFIYLFGGSRQARHIAQQCVPGRIAMVVTKAPSEPFGVVRKTLNAMLDQVDYDYDVWLADEAPDAETITWCERHGIFISTRRGVEAYHRKIWPRRTRCKEGNLAYFYDHYGYARYDFVCQFDADHVPDVTYLREIMRPFSDPAVGYVSAPSICDSNASESWAARGRLQAEASMHGCLQIGYNNGWAPLCIGSHYAVRTAALKQIGGLGPELAEDHSTTLLMNAGGWKGVHAIDAIAHGEGPRTFADLAIQEFQWSRSLVTILIRYSKDYVPSLSGKLQFQFLFSQLWYPLFSVFMAAMFLLPIVALATGRNFLNVAYPDFLAHILPLSILLIGLAFYWRSTGTFRPHNAKVLGWESAVFLLARWPWSLAGSLFAARDRITGSFVDFRITPKDGKIAAYPPLRVLVPYIAMSVSSATTALLVSDPGSAKGYYLFAIVNSIVYSAVLVVIIIGHARENSLPLIPTSRRGLATAATLAMCLVVTGNAIYSRGIPGLEAVAYGQDIITFTETHFSVAGAGQGGSQVKITRFKIKWHGIS
- a CDS encoding UDP-glucose/GDP-mannose dehydrogenase family protein produces the protein MKIAIIGTGYVGLVSGTCFAAWGHHVVCVDIDNARIEALSRGEVAIFEPGLTNLVVSNLESGHLRFTIDLESAVRGTDIVFIAVGTPASNHDGDADLSYVFKAARQTALALSGPALIVTKSTVPVGTSERLEALMRSVRTDIEFEVASNPEFLREGSAVADFDKPDRVLIGCDSDRGRALLCALYQPLSDAGVPIIATTRRSAELTKYAANAFLATKITFINEMADLCEKVGAKVDEIALGMGLDKRIGDAFLKAGPGYGGSCFPKDTVALLRTAQECGVSLRLIEETIASNTSRKRTLARRLSTLLGEPLQSKKIAVLGLTFKAGTDDMRNAPSLTLINALQSAGAHVHAFDPRGMKNAHALLRDVTFSSSPYECAEDADAIVLMTDWQCLRNLDFKRLGATMNRRVLLDLRGVYDVDTLVNRYGFTVERVGYPVKRPPDERAIRINRRVIYIPPGTEVRNGTRNLFDSRFVRERNANDRKELDHD
- a CDS encoding glycosyl hydrolase; its protein translation is MTHRLVRTVAGGALLLMPVTPIIAGATLWPAYAEDTVMKATVADKRPVLHPNATKFGAYDPYGDFGTQTGVETEALFLPWEDVDLTTLSVADEYALQRKRKLLITIEPWSWNEDWRLSSDDLRRKVLAGDYDANIKAISAVVKTLKSPVIIRWGQEMEDKSGRFSWSDWPPQDYIKAYRKVAEQFRKDTPAVQIMWSPKGSEGLEKYYPGDNYVDLVGLSVFGLQEYDIRTYGAPRTFKEALKPGYERVAPFKKPIWVAELGYAGDANYMQPWIQTVTAKDAQFPDLKEVVYFNDRDVHAWPFELGRPNWRVKPDSSVN
- a CDS encoding response regulator; its protein translation is MAKILITEDEDGLRRFVARALQLDGHETVEAADGAEGLAFLRGGRFDLLLSDIRMPVMDGIELAHEASAAFPALKILLMTGYAEQRERADNLSGKVIDVVSKPFTLPDIRKAVAVALAA
- the hpt gene encoding hypoxanthine phosphoribosyltransferase, whose protein sequence is MPVVRGKNIEPLYSAETIAARNIELAEKIGQGPMNDLLVIAVLKGSFIFAADLIRAMHATGLAPEVEFITLSSYGTGTVSQGVRIIKDIDSDVHGRDILLIDDILESGRTLRFAKELMYERGAKSVSIAVLLDKKVKRQTDLEADYVGFECPDYFVVGYGMDVAYAFRELPFVGIVTGDAE